From a region of the Litorilinea aerophila genome:
- a CDS encoding ABC transporter substrate-binding protein → MTTRLKSLTCVGLILVLWLLAACAPVPGAAPTTSESGEGAAVRELHVLNWQGYGSDEPWAIEQFEQAHNARVIHDYFNSEDELLTKLRTSPGKYDVVLPNIAYIPPAIQDGLLQPIDVSRLAVWSKLPERFQTLPEIVHEGEVYGVPWAWGATSLVYNTELYPEGFDSLNVLWDPAYAGQVGFEDNYEDAVIFAALALGLENPSQPEDLDAVRAKLEALMPNVRAFWQSEDEFNRLFSSGEISLGVYWSGSTSRAQTVFGLPIAFVIPQEGAIGWIDAWSIPADAPNPELAYAWIDFMSSPEFYVEWDRVAGAPVPANPESLAQMPEDSFTNTVFGDPSVVEKLAFITYTPPEVREQWIELWQEVKAGAK, encoded by the coding sequence ATGACCACACGCCTGAAATCACTCACCTGCGTTGGACTCATCCTGGTCCTCTGGCTGCTGGCGGCCTGTGCGCCGGTTCCCGGGGCGGCCCCTACGACCAGCGAATCGGGCGAGGGGGCCGCTGTCCGGGAGCTCCACGTGCTCAACTGGCAGGGGTACGGCTCGGACGAGCCGTGGGCCATCGAGCAGTTTGAACAGGCCCACAACGCCCGGGTCATCCACGACTATTTTAATTCCGAGGATGAACTGCTGACCAAGCTGCGCACCAGCCCCGGCAAGTACGACGTGGTCCTGCCCAACATCGCCTACATCCCGCCCGCCATTCAGGACGGGCTCCTGCAGCCCATCGACGTCAGCCGGCTGGCGGTCTGGTCCAAATTGCCGGAGCGCTTCCAGACCTTGCCGGAGATCGTCCACGAGGGCGAAGTCTACGGCGTTCCGTGGGCCTGGGGTGCCACTTCCCTGGTCTACAACACGGAACTTTACCCCGAAGGCTTCGACTCCTTGAACGTCCTGTGGGATCCGGCCTATGCGGGGCAGGTGGGCTTCGAGGACAACTATGAAGACGCGGTGATCTTCGCGGCCCTGGCGCTGGGCCTGGAGAATCCCAGCCAGCCAGAGGACCTGGACGCGGTGCGGGCCAAGCTGGAAGCCCTCATGCCCAACGTGCGGGCCTTCTGGCAGTCGGAGGATGAGTTCAACCGCCTCTTCAGCAGCGGCGAGATCTCCCTGGGCGTCTACTGGAGCGGCTCCACCTCCCGGGCCCAGACGGTCTTTGGCCTGCCCATCGCCTTTGTGATCCCCCAGGAAGGGGCCATCGGCTGGATCGACGCCTGGTCCATCCCTGCGGACGCGCCCAACCCGGAGCTGGCCTACGCCTGGATCGACTTCATGAGCAGCCCGGAGTTCTACGTAGAGTGGGACCGGGTGGCGGGCGCGCCGGTGCCGGCCAACCCCGAGAGCCTGGCCCAGATGCCCGAGGACTCCTTCACCAACACCGTCTTCGGCGATCCGTCGGTGGTGGAGAAACTGGCCTTCATCACCTACACGCCGCCGGAGGTCCGGGAGCAGTGGATCGAGCTGTGGCAAGAGGTGAAGGCCGGCGCCAAGTAA
- a CDS encoding OmpL47-type beta-barrel domain-containing protein — MSVAGVGPREEVRMVMVNRRWGCNRAARGVALQAVALVAAVGVGLVLLLLTGMARVAAASTPPAPQVETGTDPRHAYLAVDGVVLLDEAHAHLGPLQWRPDGRLVAVAVAPLGTQTAAQARVYLVDVDAAQLITVIPGFSPEWQADGSLQVAAASGVVAYDPATGQLTSLAQADAVHPFSQAELAWDLVSADHVPPYPATIRVAHHPSNGCRDVPAWQVDVIPFEEYVARAVPAEVPASWPFDALAAQAVAARTYAWRQILVGRPDYDVTDWANFQMMCDQRYPSTDAAVAATAGQYLSARDDPFGWPIVAMYSAENGHPTRTNPNVSYLQAVPDLFALGQARWGHGYGLSQWGAFRRAQAGHNYRQILGHYYTGVYLQDATDPGRPLGALLDLGPAAVLPGPAVRWRPLLPHGVTATLAIQMPGGISVTYPISPDGGLWRPDPAPAAVTYTATLRVADTQMDQVVVAFDATPPATPALSLPAVVTGSVIPISVTRPGDARSTGWLGLSRNWVWEGESLYQTPGSGQVVSDTAAANGQALQARAGVDQAGVWYGPYTTRLPAGRSYRALFWLRATPPATTTLTTTTFTMTGAMTGTLTPARRVARLDVVDDLGNQILGLRDVWPSDFISGGVYSPVAVDFYLFTPPRGLEFRVAWPGEVDLALDRVEVWQLPPVPAAPHATVSWPAYGGAGPTAIQAIAFDEAGNPSRPASGQVTIQDETSPEFGADFSPQGWQRESVALSVTLPVTDGVSGLATGELVLEGPGLSGTRTASFSFPENPWAPQHIAASLPPLPDGLHRIQFRATDHSGNVALSRVFTLGVDTTPPTVTAILTGPQMNGWYTGAVTVTLQGEDSVSGLAGIWYGVDGAGEQLYTGPVRLESAGVHRLTYWGQDQAGNVSLTHSITAALDLAPPVVLLWQALAPSGAPSGSVAIHWSASDDAAGVERVELASRRGSGEWQAVGGAWPASGSTALPLAPDEPVWVRARGIDRLGRTGPWVEMALRLTGGQLFLPLVQR; from the coding sequence GTGAGCGTCGCGGGCGTAGGCCCACGGGAAGAGGTGCGCATGGTGATGGTGAATCGACGGTGGGGCTGTAACCGGGCGGCCAGGGGGGTGGCGTTGCAGGCCGTGGCGCTGGTGGCGGCCGTGGGTGTCGGGCTGGTGCTGTTGCTGTTGACAGGGATGGCCCGGGTGGCCGCGGCCTCCACCCCGCCGGCCCCCCAGGTGGAGACAGGCACGGATCCCCGCCATGCCTACCTGGCCGTGGACGGAGTGGTGCTCCTGGACGAGGCCCACGCCCACCTGGGCCCCCTGCAGTGGCGCCCGGATGGACGTCTGGTGGCTGTGGCCGTCGCGCCCCTGGGCACCCAGACGGCCGCCCAGGCCCGGGTCTACCTGGTGGACGTGGACGCAGCCCAGCTCATCACGGTCATCCCGGGCTTTTCGCCCGAGTGGCAGGCAGACGGCTCCCTGCAGGTGGCGGCTGCCAGCGGCGTCGTGGCGTACGACCCGGCCACGGGGCAGCTGACGTCCCTGGCTCAGGCCGATGCCGTCCACCCGTTCTCCCAGGCTGAGCTGGCCTGGGACCTGGTTAGCGCCGACCACGTCCCCCCGTACCCCGCCACCATCCGGGTGGCCCACCACCCCAGCAACGGCTGCCGGGATGTGCCCGCCTGGCAGGTGGATGTCATCCCCTTCGAAGAGTATGTGGCCCGGGCCGTGCCTGCCGAGGTGCCGGCCAGCTGGCCCTTCGACGCGCTGGCCGCCCAGGCCGTGGCCGCCCGCACCTACGCCTGGCGCCAGATCCTGGTGGGCCGGCCCGATTACGACGTCACCGACTGGGCCAACTTCCAGATGATGTGCGACCAACGCTATCCCAGCACCGATGCCGCGGTGGCAGCCACCGCAGGCCAGTACCTGAGCGCCCGGGATGATCCCTTCGGCTGGCCCATCGTGGCCATGTACAGCGCGGAGAATGGCCATCCGACCCGCACCAATCCCAACGTGAGCTACCTCCAGGCCGTGCCCGACCTTTTCGCCCTGGGGCAGGCGCGTTGGGGGCACGGCTACGGCCTGAGCCAGTGGGGCGCCTTCCGCCGCGCCCAGGCCGGCCACAACTACCGCCAGATCCTGGGTCACTACTACACCGGCGTCTACCTCCAGGACGCGACTGACCCTGGCCGTCCCCTGGGCGCGCTGCTGGACCTGGGGCCGGCAGCGGTCCTACCCGGCCCGGCCGTGCGCTGGCGGCCCCTCTTGCCCCACGGCGTGACTGCCACCCTGGCCATCCAGATGCCTGGCGGCATCAGCGTCACCTACCCCATCAGCCCGGACGGTGGCCTCTGGCGGCCGGATCCGGCCCCTGCCGCTGTCACCTACACCGCTACCCTGCGGGTGGCCGACACGCAGATGGACCAGGTCGTGGTGGCCTTCGACGCTACGCCGCCGGCCACGCCCGCCCTCTCCCTGCCGGCTGTGGTCACCGGATCCGTCATCCCCATTTCGGTTACCCGCCCCGGGGATGCCCGCTCGACGGGATGGCTCGGCCTCAGCCGCAATTGGGTGTGGGAGGGGGAGTCCCTCTACCAAACGCCAGGCAGTGGCCAGGTGGTGAGCGACACAGCCGCGGCCAACGGACAGGCCCTCCAGGCCCGCGCAGGGGTGGATCAGGCCGGCGTCTGGTACGGCCCGTACACCACCCGCCTACCGGCTGGCCGCTCCTACCGCGCCCTGTTCTGGCTGCGGGCCACGCCACCCGCCACAACGACGCTTACCACCACGACGTTCACCATGACCGGCGCCATGACGGGCACCCTGACGCCAGCCCGGCGGGTTGCCCGCCTGGATGTGGTGGATGACCTGGGTAACCAGATCCTGGGGCTGCGGGATGTCTGGCCCAGCGATTTCATCTCCGGCGGCGTCTACAGCCCCGTAGCCGTGGACTTCTACCTCTTCACACCGCCCCGGGGGCTGGAGTTTCGGGTGGCCTGGCCGGGGGAGGTGGACCTGGCCCTGGATCGGGTGGAGGTCTGGCAGTTGCCGCCCGTCCCGGCAGCGCCCCACGCCACGGTGAGCTGGCCCGCCTACGGTGGTGCCGGTCCCACGGCCATCCAGGCCATCGCCTTCGACGAGGCGGGCAACCCCAGCCGGCCGGCCAGCGGGCAGGTCACCATCCAGGATGAGACCTCGCCCGAATTTGGCGCAGATTTTTCGCCCCAGGGCTGGCAACGGGAAAGCGTGGCCCTTTCCGTCACCCTCCCGGTCACCGATGGGGTCAGTGGATTGGCTACCGGCGAACTCGTGCTGGAAGGGCCGGGCCTGTCGGGAACGAGGACGGCCAGCTTTTCCTTCCCGGAGAACCCGTGGGCTCCCCAGCACATCGCTGCCTCCCTGCCACCCCTGCCCGACGGCCTGCACCGGATCCAGTTCCGGGCCACGGACCACAGCGGCAACGTGGCCCTCAGCCGGGTCTTCACCCTGGGAGTGGACACCACCCCGCCCACGGTGACGGCCATCCTGACCGGCCCCCAGATGAACGGGTGGTACACTGGGGCGGTGACGGTGACTTTGCAGGGCGAGGACAGCGTCAGCGGCCTGGCGGGAATCTGGTATGGGGTGGACGGCGCCGGAGAGCAGCTGTACACCGGCCCGGTCCGCCTGGAGTCGGCCGGCGTCCACCGGCTGACCTACTGGGGACAGGACCAGGCCGGCAACGTCAGCCTGACCCACTCTATCACGGCGGCCCTGGATCTGGCGCCGCCTGTTGTCCTTCTCTGGCAGGCGCTTGCTCCGTCGGGCGCGCCATCCGGGAGCGTGGCCATCCACTGGTCGGCCAGTGACGATGCCGCCGGCGTGGAGCGGGTGGAGCTGGCATCCCGTCGGGGCAGCGGGGAATGGCAGGCGGTGGGCGGCGCCTGGCCGGCCAGTGGCTCCACGGCCCTGCCGCTGGCACCCGACGAGCCGGTTTGGGTACGGGCCCGGGGGATCGACCGGTTGGGGCGGACAGGGCCATGGGTGGAGATGGCGCTTCGGCTCACCGGCGGCCAGCTCTTCTTGCCCCTGGTCCAGCGTTGA